Proteins encoded together in one Felis catus isolate Fca126 chromosome B3, F.catus_Fca126_mat1.0, whole genome shotgun sequence window:
- the LOC101085895 gene encoding olfactory receptor 4K15-like — protein MDQGNYSRVAEFVLLGLCSSWKLQYFFFVLFNFLYIAIVLGNLLIVLTVISEPALHTPMYIMLGNLSVLDIFLATYATPKMIHDFLYESKTISFEGCMAQIFLLHVFAGGEMVLLVAMAYDRYVAICKPLHYTTIMNLYKCTGLVVGSWVIGIMHSLSQLAFTINLPFCGPNIVDSYYCDLTVVIKLACTDTYVPELLMLLDSGLMGVTSFLLLLISYTVILITVQHHSSVGRAKARSILTAHVTVVTLFFGPCIFIYAWPFSNFPVDKVLSVFSTVFTPILNPIIYTLRNKEVKSAMHKLKTRYVSYRLLSHLSLTRLDLLN, from the coding sequence ATGGATCAAGGAAATTATTCTAGGGTGGCTGAGTTTGTGTTGCTGGGACTCTGTAGTTCATGGAAGCTCCagtatttcttctttgtgttgTTTAACTTCTTGTATATTGCCATTGTACTCGGCAACCTCCTCATTGTCCTCACTGTGATTTCTGAACCTGCCCTGCACACACCCATGTACATCATGCTTGGTAACCTTTCTGTTCTTGATATATTTCTAGCCACTTATGCAACCCCCAAGATGATTCATGACTTCCTTTATGAATCTAAGACTATCTCCTTTGAGGGCTGCATGGCCCAGATATTCTTGCTCCATGTCTTTGCTGGTGGTGAGATGGTGCTTCTTGTAGCCATGGCTTATGACAGGTATGTAGCCATATGCAAACCTCTCCATTATACAACCATCATGAACTTGTACAAGTGTACAGGCCTGGTGGTAGGCTCTTGGGTCATTGGGATCATGCACTCCCTGAGCCAGTTAGCTTTCACTATAAACTTGCCTTTCTGTGGCCCAAACATAGTGGACAGTTATTACTGTGACCTTACCGTGGTCATTAAACTTGCTTGCACAGACACTTATGTTCCTGAACTGTTGATGCTTTTGGACAGTGGTCTCATGGGGGTGACTTCATTCTTACTCTTGCTGATCTCTTACACAGTCATCCTAATCACTGTACAACATCATTCCTCAGTGGGCAGGGCCAAGGCCCGCAGTATTCTGACTGCCCACGTCACTGTAGTGACCCTCTTTTTCGGGCCCTGTATCTTCATCTATGCCTGGCCTTTCAGCAACTTCCCAGTGGATAAAGTCCTTTCTGTATTCTCTACGGTCTTCACACCTATATTGAACCCCATTATCTACACATTGAGAAACAAAGAGGTGAAATCAGCAATGCACAAGCTGAAGACCAGGTATGTGAGTTACAGGCTGCTTTCCCACCTGTCTCTCACAAGACTAGATTTGCTGAATTGA